In Thiospirochaeta perfilievii, a single window of DNA contains:
- a CDS encoding serine hydrolase domain-containing protein: MRTLILLILSVSSISLFSNTLLSLDKFEYEKRMDFFNVPNVSIGIIKDKKILKLQSYGPGEVDVYQVSGFSKPIVSVAVFKLIEEGLLDLDTDVNEYLDDWKISVDAVTRYRKVTLRTLLSHTSGIHESQPMGFNKEFPTLDELLNKIHIRYYPGLKRRYSWSGFTIIQKVIEDITGESFVNYMEREILSPLGMSNSSYKVPNIKVLGHDLFGKEIDSGYKYYPELAALGLWSTAEDISKFIIEIEKILTSDYEGILSKASIENMLSYQKGGWGLGISLKFIGEDLIFRHTGFSSGYISYFIARPYRGDGLVILTNSDNAWKLIMEILHSIESYKKWGI; this comes from the coding sequence ATGAGAACTCTTATTCTTTTAATCCTCTCTGTGTCTAGTATCTCCCTCTTTTCCAATACTCTTTTATCTTTAGATAAGTTTGAATATGAAAAACGTATGGATTTTTTTAATGTACCAAATGTTAGTATAGGTATAATTAAGGATAAGAAGATTTTAAAGTTACAAAGTTATGGCCCGGGAGAAGTAGATGTTTATCAGGTTTCAGGCTTTAGTAAACCTATTGTCTCAGTTGCAGTTTTTAAATTAATAGAAGAGGGGTTACTGGATCTTGATACAGATGTAAATGAGTATTTAGATGACTGGAAAATTAGTGTAGATGCTGTAACAAGATATAGAAAAGTCACCCTTAGGACTCTTCTCTCCCATACTTCGGGAATCCATGAATCACAACCCATGGGTTTTAATAAAGAGTTCCCAACCCTTGATGAGTTATTAAATAAAATACATATTAGATACTACCCTGGCTTAAAAAGGCGATACTCTTGGAGTGGTTTTACAATAATACAAAAAGTTATTGAAGATATCACAGGGGAATCCTTTGTAAACTATATGGAACGTGAAATCCTATCCCCCCTTGGCATGAGTAATAGCTCCTATAAAGTCCCAAATATTAAAGTTTTAGGCCATGATCTCTTTGGAAAAGAGATCGATAGCGGTTATAAATATTACCCTGAACTTGCAGCCCTAGGTCTGTGGTCTACAGCGGAAGATATTTCTAAGTTTATAATTGAAATTGAAAAAATACTAACCAGTGATTATGAGGGCATACTTAGTAAAGCTAGTATTGAGAATATGTTAAGCTACCAAAAAGGTGGTTGGGGATTAGGGATTTCCCTTAAATTTATTGGTGAGGATTTAATCTTTAGGCATACAGGTTTTAGCAGTGGTTATATAAGTTATTTTATTGCCAGACCCTACAGGGGAGATGGTTTAGTTATTCTTACAAACTCTGATAATGCATGGAAGTTAATTATGGAAATTTTACACTCAATAGAGAGTTACAAAAAGTGGGGAATCTAA
- a CDS encoding ABC transporter ATP-binding protein, whose translation MIKIRNLVKDYQSGETVVKALRDISVDINSGEFTAIAGPSGSGKTTMLNIIGCIDSLDSGTVTIGEQEVSTMAKIEKSFFRRENLGFIFQSYNLIPVLTAYENVAFPLNLLGLLEKEIKPRVMKMLKEVGLEGMEHRVPSQLSGGQQQRVSIARALIKNPQLVLADEPTANLDSNTGRDILDLMLKMNKIHKTTFIFSTHDQMVMDCAKRLLYLHDGEVIKDERRE comes from the coding sequence ATGATAAAGATTAGAAATTTAGTGAAGGATTATCAATCTGGAGAGACCGTTGTTAAGGCACTTAGGGATATCTCTGTTGATATAAATTCTGGAGAGTTTACAGCGATTGCTGGTCCATCTGGTTCTGGTAAAACAACTATGCTTAATATTATCGGTTGTATTGATAGCCTAGATTCTGGAACAGTAACCATTGGGGAACAAGAGGTTTCTACTATGGCAAAGATTGAGAAATCATTTTTTAGAAGGGAAAATCTAGGGTTTATTTTCCAATCCTATAATCTTATTCCTGTTCTAACAGCCTATGAGAATGTAGCCTTTCCCTTAAATTTATTAGGATTACTCGAAAAAGAGATAAAACCTAGGGTGATGAAAATGTTAAAAGAGGTAGGACTTGAGGGAATGGAACATAGAGTCCCATCCCAATTATCTGGAGGACAGCAACAGAGGGTCTCTATTGCAAGGGCTTTAATTAAAAACCCACAACTAGTTTTAGCAGATGAACCAACAGCTAATTTAGACTCTAATACAGGGCGAGATATTTTAGATCTAATGTTAAAGATGAATAAAATACACAAAACAACCTTTATATTTTCAACCCATGATCAGATGGTTATGGATTGTGCCAAGAGATTACTCTATTTACATGACGGAGAAGTGATTAAAGATGAAAGGAGGGAGTAA
- a CDS encoding substrate-binding periplasmic protein — protein MKRLFVLLLFCIIFLNSILAVDSLVISTGSKDVLNFKISTAILKEAYSILGLDLSITNTSLPRSIQLSSSGNTDGELCRATVIEALYPTLIRVDVPLLEVNTVAFYLLDSININSWDSLKPYRIAYERGIKVTQESVVGMNVVATDDLDLAFKLLKYGRVDVVISGYYNGLDNLKGSDLMDKIKTSTPLNKVTLYHYLNIKHKDLIPKLEEALNSIDIEGIIKAVLALN, from the coding sequence ATGAAGAGGTTATTTGTACTTTTATTATTTTGTATTATTTTTCTTAATTCAATTTTAGCAGTAGATAGCCTAGTAATATCCACAGGATCAAAGGATGTATTAAACTTTAAAATATCTACTGCAATTTTAAAGGAAGCCTACTCTATTTTAGGGTTAGATCTATCTATAACTAATACATCTTTACCTAGATCTATTCAACTATCTAGTTCCGGTAATACAGATGGAGAGTTGTGTAGGGCAACTGTTATAGAGGCTCTTTATCCCACATTAATTCGTGTCGATGTACCACTTCTTGAAGTAAATACAGTTGCATTTTATCTTTTAGATAGTATAAATATTAATAGTTGGGACTCTTTAAAGCCTTATAGAATTGCATATGAGAGGGGTATTAAGGTTACCCAAGAGAGTGTTGTTGGCATGAATGTTGTTGCCACAGATGACCTTGATCTAGCTTTTAAACTATTAAAGTATGGGCGAGTAGATGTGGTAATATCCGGTTATTATAACGGTTTAGACAATTTAAAAGGCTCAGATCTTATGGATAAAATTAAAACTTCTACTCCCCTAAACAAGGTAACCCTATACCACTATCTAAATATTAAACATAAGGATTTAATACCAAAATTAGAGGAAGCTTTAAATAGTATAGATATAGAAGGGATAATAAAAGCTGTTTTGGCTTTAAATTAG
- a CDS encoding ABC transporter permease, translating to MFLLKLSFKNLTRHKRRTIITSLALAFGLMMFILMDSLLIGALEQSNIALMDAETGHGKVLTDEAFKDMKFMPLSNRVEDPDGVILTLESLGAKATKRVVINGEMIYTDDYFPKSGSAPIMLTAVDLETDNNVFNIFKDKYLVDGRFMEKGSDEVVIGSWLAEDVGAKVGSFFTLAVMTASDGDNSGYYQTIDVEVVGIIKVESPMVNRRVVYFPLDMADFYLDLKGSVTEVALLMPFGDNLKSFDKKVEPKLPTDLSFYTWREIGADYLALTEAKSGGSSIIIFLVIIIAMVGITNTMLMTINERQKELGMMRALGMTDRNIRRSFIFEAAGIGLIGSFLGVLMGCLANIPMVNVGLDYSSFLRDTDMGYRISTYIYGVWNPSVIFIAFILGIIIPVVVAIYPTKRSIRKSIPDCINGR from the coding sequence ATGTTTTTACTAAAATTATCCTTTAAAAATTTAACAAGGCATAAGAGAAGAACAATAATTACATCCCTTGCTTTAGCCTTTGGTTTAATGATGTTTATATTAATGGATTCTCTTTTAATAGGAGCCTTAGAACAGTCAAATATCGCTTTAATGGATGCGGAAACAGGGCATGGAAAAGTTTTAACCGATGAGGCCTTTAAAGATATGAAGTTTATGCCCCTAAGTAACAGAGTTGAAGATCCAGATGGGGTAATATTAACACTGGAATCCCTAGGGGCTAAAGCTACAAAACGAGTAGTTATAAACGGAGAGATGATCTATACAGATGACTACTTTCCAAAATCTGGTTCAGCCCCAATTATGTTAACAGCGGTGGATTTAGAGACTGATAACAATGTATTTAATATTTTTAAGGATAAGTACCTTGTTGATGGCCGTTTTATGGAAAAAGGTTCAGATGAAGTTGTAATAGGATCATGGCTAGCAGAAGATGTTGGGGCAAAGGTTGGCTCATTTTTTACACTAGCAGTTATGACAGCCTCCGATGGGGATAATAGTGGTTATTATCAGACTATTGATGTGGAAGTTGTTGGAATTATTAAAGTGGAGAGTCCTATGGTAAATAGGCGGGTTGTATATTTCCCCCTAGATATGGCTGATTTTTATCTGGATTTAAAGGGATCTGTTACAGAAGTAGCTCTATTAATGCCCTTTGGAGATAATTTAAAATCCTTTGATAAAAAAGTTGAACCTAAGCTACCTACAGATTTAAGTTTTTATACCTGGAGGGAGATAGGTGCAGATTATCTAGCTTTAACAGAAGCTAAGAGTGGAGGTAGCTCTATAATCATCTTTTTAGTAATAATAATCGCCATGGTTGGTATTACTAATACAATGTTAATGACAATAAATGAGAGGCAAAAAGAGCTAGGGATGATGAGGGCTCTAGGTATGACAGACCGAAATATTAGAAGGTCTTTTATATTTGAAGCTGCAGGAATTGGTTTAATCGGATCTTTTTTAGGTGTTCTTATGGGCTGTTTAGCAAATATTCCAATGGTTAATGTAGGTTTAGACTACTCATCATTTTTAAGGGACACAGATATGGGTTATAGAATAAGTACTTACATCTATGGAGTATGGAATCCTAGTGTTATTTTTATTGCTTTTATTTTAGGCATTATTATACCTGTTGTTGTTGCAATTTATCCAACAAAGAGATCCATTAGAAAGAGTATTCCAGACTGTATAAATGGAAGATAG
- a CDS encoding bifunctional homocysteine S-methyltransferase/methylenetetrahydrofolate reductase, with protein MLKINYLEKVKKGITLFDGAMGTMLYDKGVFINRSFEEVNITNPKMVSKIYKEYVEAGAQVLTTNTYTANRINLGGYNLADRVEDIIKSGVLLAKEAAGDELYVAGSIGRAPNGTSYKEEIEALTEQVKLLIDCGVDIILFESFSDIDLLLELCEITKKYKNIPVQAQFTLPPVAPSEYIKLGRLYAQRLDRSKFTDVIGINCTMGPAEMLEILQDTINFIHKPFSIIPNAGHPKVVDGRQLYLSTPEYFAEYAKRFLDGGASVTGGCCGTTPQHIKKMADAVLSLDRGYQHIELAQVEDGVEFKTPLPLEKRSSLGRALKEGKWIETVELVSPMGSDISGFMSRVKLLDQAGVKYINIPDGPRASSRMSAFGTALHIKQSSNIEPILHVCGRDKNLIAMQADFLGAESFGLRDMLLVTGDPPKVGKYPDVTGVFDVDSIGMLDMTKRLNSNVDIGGASLTSGTAFVSGAGINPVAPFIDREIERAFQKAEAGAEFFISQPVYDIDLLSKFIDRIKGTGVPVIIGVWPLASYRNALFLQNEVPGVEIPKEIMTRMEKHSDKESARRDGVLIAREIVASLKEKIQGVQVSPPFGNINTALEVLSKDIKY; from the coding sequence ATGTTAAAAATTAACTACCTAGAAAAGGTTAAAAAAGGGATTACTCTCTTTGATGGAGCTATGGGTACAATGTTGTACGATAAGGGTGTATTTATAAATAGATCCTTTGAAGAAGTTAACATTACTAACCCTAAAATGGTCTCTAAAATATACAAAGAGTATGTAGAGGCTGGAGCCCAGGTTCTAACTACTAATACATATACCGCAAACCGAATAAATCTAGGTGGTTATAACTTAGCAGATAGAGTTGAAGATATAATTAAAAGTGGTGTTCTTTTAGCAAAAGAGGCTGCAGGGGATGAGCTATATGTTGCGGGCTCTATTGGACGAGCCCCTAATGGAACTTCATATAAAGAGGAGATAGAAGCTTTAACTGAACAGGTAAAACTACTAATAGATTGTGGTGTTGATATAATTCTTTTTGAATCCTTTTCAGATATAGACTTACTACTTGAACTTTGTGAAATAACTAAAAAGTATAAAAATATTCCTGTACAGGCACAGTTTACCCTTCCTCCTGTGGCTCCAAGTGAGTATATAAAACTAGGACGTTTATACGCCCAGAGATTAGATAGATCAAAGTTTACTGATGTTATTGGTATAAACTGTACCATGGGTCCAGCAGAGATGTTGGAGATTTTACAGGATACAATTAATTTTATACATAAACCATTTTCGATTATTCCCAATGCAGGTCACCCTAAAGTTGTAGATGGTAGACAGTTATATCTCTCTACACCAGAGTATTTTGCAGAATATGCAAAAAGATTTTTAGATGGAGGAGCATCTGTTACAGGTGGCTGTTGTGGCACTACTCCCCAACATATTAAAAAGATGGCCGATGCAGTATTAAGTTTAGACCGAGGCTATCAGCATATTGAGTTAGCTCAGGTTGAAGATGGAGTAGAGTTTAAAACTCCACTACCCCTAGAAAAAAGGAGCTCTTTAGGGCGAGCTTTAAAAGAGGGAAAATGGATTGAAACTGTAGAGTTAGTTTCCCCAATGGGATCTGATATTAGTGGCTTTATGAGTAGGGTAAAACTCTTAGATCAGGCAGGGGTAAAGTATATTAATATTCCTGATGGTCCTAGAGCTTCATCTAGAATGTCCGCATTTGGGACAGCGCTTCATATTAAACAGAGTTCTAACATTGAACCTATACTCCATGTTTGTGGTAGGGATAAAAATCTTATTGCAATGCAGGCTGATTTCCTTGGGGCTGAGTCATTTGGGTTAAGGGATATGTTATTAGTTACAGGAGATCCACCAAAGGTTGGTAAGTATCCTGATGTAACAGGTGTATTTGATGTAGACTCAATTGGTATGTTGGATATGACAAAGAGATTAAACTCAAATGTTGATATAGGGGGAGCATCCTTAACTTCTGGAACAGCATTTGTAAGTGGTGCAGGTATAAACCCTGTAGCTCCTTTTATTGACAGAGAGATCGAACGAGCCTTCCAAAAGGCTGAAGCTGGAGCAGAGTTTTTTATCTCTCAGCCGGTCTATGATATAGATCTTTTATCAAAATTTATAGATAGAATTAAGGGAACAGGGGTTCCTGTAATTATTGGAGTTTGGCCTCTAGCTTCCTATCGAAATGCTCTCTTTTTACAAAATGAAGTTCCTGGTGTTGAGATCCCTAAAGAGATTATGACTAGAATGGAGAAACATAGTGATAAAGAGTCTGCAAGACGGGATGGAGTTCTAATTGCTAGGGAGATTGTCGCTTCACTAAAGGAAAAAATCCAGGGTGTTCAGGTTAGTCCTCCATTTGGTAATATAAATACAGCATTAGAAGTTTTATCAAAGGATATAAAATATTAG
- a CDS encoding adenylate/guanylate cyclase domain-containing protein: MRLFGIILYSFLVLLCSFSDQVVKDIDWENNTVKINKDLEFFWDRYLSVGEEPPKVSAIVDIPFDWSKNSLYSVWGKGTFRTKIYLDSGINGLAIKMPYNLDSYKLYINGELLISNYYGGDERRYSTKVVKIPNTPILDIILQVANTHDNHGGLASPPVIGLESVLLRDLNRGIIFDAFLFGALILTGLLYCSFYFSKRDEKSSLFFGLFAIVLGIRTTLYGEHTLLMIIPNLSLELEATLGHLTYYFAVPLFMTFIAVNFPFRRSKVVLFSVYFVSGVYSIFAIIFPHKILIELLLYYQIFTLIFAAIATFILVRRALQGNFKAIATLLGFSVLLVTTINDILLAQEVINTIHLTPSGMMFFIITQGVLLSQNLAKTLHRSERLSEKLTALNKSFKRFVPEEFLNILDKPEVIDIRLGDHVQLNMTIMFLDIRDFTSLSERMTPRENFLFINSFLERIGPVIRTNGGFIDKYMGDGIMSLFPSGADTAVKAAMDIFKTLDIYNSHRSKSGYEGIKLGIGINTGSLMLGTIGENERMDGTVISDAVNICSRIESITKEYGLNIAISEDTYSNIFMKKGLFIRYIGKINLKGKKKPVAVYELFNMDNDKSIRSKIEFREEFEEGVELFQKEKYNEAKGMFSKILERCPDDFPCISYLHKIEENIYIPRETIKD, encoded by the coding sequence ATGAGGTTATTTGGGATCATTCTATACTCTTTCCTTGTTTTACTATGTAGCTTTAGCGATCAAGTCGTTAAAGATATTGACTGGGAGAATAATACTGTAAAAATTAATAAGGATTTAGAGTTTTTCTGGGATAGATATCTCTCTGTTGGGGAAGAGCCACCAAAAGTTAGTGCTATTGTTGATATACCCTTTGATTGGAGTAAGAACTCTCTATACTCTGTCTGGGGGAAAGGAACATTTAGAACAAAAATTTATCTAGATAGTGGTATAAATGGTTTAGCAATTAAGATGCCATACAATTTAGACTCATATAAACTCTATATTAATGGGGAGTTATTAATAAGTAACTACTATGGAGGGGATGAGAGAAGATACAGTACTAAGGTTGTAAAAATTCCTAACACACCTATTTTAGATATAATTTTACAGGTAGCTAATACCCATGATAATCATGGTGGTTTAGCCTCTCCCCCTGTTATTGGATTAGAGTCGGTTCTATTAAGGGATCTTAATAGAGGTATAATTTTTGATGCATTTCTATTTGGGGCTCTAATTTTAACAGGCCTTTTATACTGTAGTTTCTATTTTAGTAAAAGGGATGAGAAGTCGTCTCTCTTTTTTGGCCTTTTTGCTATTGTTTTAGGGATTAGAACAACTCTATATGGGGAACATACCCTCTTAATGATTATTCCAAATCTTTCGTTGGAGTTAGAAGCAACCCTTGGCCACTTAACATACTACTTCGCCGTACCTCTATTTATGACTTTTATAGCTGTAAACTTTCCATTTAGAAGGTCAAAGGTGGTCCTTTTTTCTGTATATTTTGTTAGTGGAGTATACTCGATTTTTGCAATAATATTTCCCCATAAAATTTTAATTGAGTTACTTCTCTATTATCAAATATTTACATTAATTTTCGCCGCTATAGCTACCTTTATACTGGTTAGACGAGCTTTACAGGGGAATTTCAAGGCTATAGCCACCCTTTTAGGTTTCTCTGTCTTACTGGTTACAACAATTAACGATATTTTATTAGCCCAGGAAGTTATTAATACGATACATTTAACACCATCGGGAATGATGTTTTTTATAATTACTCAGGGAGTCCTCTTGTCCCAGAATTTAGCAAAAACCCTTCATAGGTCTGAAAGGCTTTCAGAGAAACTTACCGCATTAAATAAATCCTTTAAACGTTTTGTGCCAGAAGAGTTTCTAAATATATTGGATAAACCTGAAGTTATAGATATAAGGTTAGGGGATCATGTTCAGTTAAATATGACAATTATGTTTTTAGATATACGGGATTTTACATCCCTGTCGGAAAGAATGACTCCAAGGGAAAACTTTCTATTTATAAACTCTTTTTTAGAGAGGATAGGCCCGGTTATTAGAACCAACGGTGGCTTTATAGATAAGTATATGGGGGATGGAATAATGTCCCTATTCCCATCCGGTGCTGATACAGCAGTAAAAGCAGCAATGGATATATTTAAAACCTTAGATATTTATAACTCTCATAGAAGTAAATCTGGTTATGAGGGGATAAAATTAGGAATTGGGATAAATACAGGCTCATTAATGCTTGGAACCATTGGGGAGAATGAGAGAATGGATGGAACTGTAATATCTGACGCTGTTAATATCTGTTCAAGGATTGAGTCTATTACAAAGGAGTACGGTTTAAATATTGCAATTAGTGAGGATACTTATTCCAATATATTTATGAAAAAAGGTCTTTTTATTCGTTATATAGGAAAGATTAACCTAAAGGGAAAAAAGAAACCTGTAGCCGTTTATGAACTCTTTAACATGGATAACGATAAAAGTATAAGGTCAAAAATAGAGTTTAGGGAGGAGTTTGAAGAGGGTGTAGAACTATTTCAAAAAGAAAAATATAATGAAGCTAAGGGTATGTTCTCTAAAATATTAGAGAGATGCCCAGATGACTTCCCATGTATAAGTTATCTACATAAGATTGAGGAGAATATATATATTCCTAGAGAAACTATTAAGGATTAA
- a CDS encoding TetR/AcrR family transcriptional regulator: MDSVGTKSGIINIARKLFYSKGFSKTSIQNIINEADIAKGTFYHYFKSKDDLLNQMTERDVEALYNLIYKILDLDIDAIKKLNMVFQTASTWKSENIQMMKVLVKKILSDSNLALRYTMLRQSIKQLTPIYQRIILQGNNEGLFNVTDTDYTANFILASFINNGEEMYKFLTAPKFTEDIILEFKKYIHNYEVTMERLLGAEEGTIHLIDSVVLEKLLKGLLEA, from the coding sequence ATGGATAGTGTGGGAACAAAGAGTGGAATAATAAATATTGCTAGAAAGCTCTTTTATTCAAAGGGTTTTAGTAAAACCTCAATTCAAAATATTATTAATGAAGCAGATATCGCAAAGGGAACATTTTATCACTATTTTAAGTCTAAGGATGACCTACTTAATCAGATGACTGAGAGGGATGTAGAGGCCTTATACAATTTAATATATAAAATCCTTGATTTAGATATAGATGCAATAAAAAAATTAAATATGGTTTTTCAAACAGCATCAACATGGAAGAGTGAAAATATACAGATGATGAAGGTTTTAGTAAAAAAGATTTTATCAGACTCTAATTTAGCCCTAAGATACACAATGTTACGCCAGTCTATAAAACAGCTAACTCCTATATACCAAAGAATTATATTACAGGGAAATAATGAGGGCTTATTTAATGTTACTGATACAGATTACACAGCTAACTTTATTTTAGCCAGTTTTATAAATAATGGGGAGGAGATGTATAAGTTTTTAACAGCCCCCAAATTTACAGAGGATATAATATTGGAATTTAAAAAATATATACATAACTACGAAGTTACAATGGAACGACTTTTAGGAGCAGAGGAAGGAACTATACACCTTATAGATAGTGTGGTTCTAGAAAAGTTATTAAAAGGTTTATTGGAGGCCTAA
- a CDS encoding FHA domain-containing protein: MNNKEFFLEGLQEDGRVWITKIDKYPFILGRGKSSNLVLSNSSVSRKHAEIILIKDEIFICDSQSTNGTLLNGRLIKDKTRLHDKDVINICNFEFRVKSREDIDLNDQTIITGHNSPINSFSSKYKLTPREEELLSYLVKGISTKEIASIMFISPGTAKNHILKLLKKTDTHSRLELITKYNNN, from the coding sequence ATGAATAATAAAGAGTTTTTTCTTGAAGGGTTACAGGAAGATGGAAGGGTATGGATAACTAAGATAGACAAATACCCATTTATTCTAGGTAGGGGCAAGAGTTCCAATCTTGTTCTCTCAAACTCCTCTGTTAGTAGAAAACATGCAGAAATTATTTTAATAAAAGATGAAATTTTTATTTGTGATAGTCAAAGCACTAATGGAACCCTTTTAAATGGACGGTTAATAAAAGATAAAACCCGGTTACATGATAAAGATGTAATTAATATTTGTAACTTTGAATTTAGGGTAAAAAGCAGGGAAGATATTGATCTAAATGATCAAACTATTATTACTGGACACAACTCCCCCATAAACTCCTTTAGTTCTAAATATAAACTAACCCCTAGGGAAGAGGAGCTTTTATCCTACCTTGTTAAAGGTATATCTACAAAGGAGATAGCCTCAATAATGTTTATTAGCCCTGGAACAGCAAAAAATCATATTTTAAAACTATTAAAAAAGACAGATACCCACTCTAGATTAGAGTTGATCACTAAATATAATAATAATTAG
- the hisE gene encoding phosphoribosyl-ATP diphosphatase — MRDGLTLPLVVENRDGDILFALLINEKGYRKSIENNELWIINPDTGRLLPYDGEGVYISIEGHGTWYSAVLDLDKNSDNKESQADKIEVESPEILTHLYNVIHQRKIDMPEGSYTTHLFEKGLEKIKKKTGEEAIELILAEEREEIIYESADLIYHMMVLLEEHGINIEEVLAELKRREG; from the coding sequence ATGAGAGATGGCTTAACACTACCTTTAGTTGTAGAAAATAGAGATGGGGATATCCTTTTTGCCCTATTAATTAACGAAAAAGGATACAGGAAAAGTATAGAGAACAACGAGCTGTGGATTATAAACCCAGATACAGGCAGACTTCTCCCCTACGATGGAGAGGGTGTATATATCTCAATTGAAGGTCATGGTACTTGGTATAGCGCTGTACTTGATCTAGATAAGAACAGTGATAACAAAGAGAGTCAGGCTGATAAAATAGAAGTAGAATCACCTGAAATTTTAACCCATCTATACAATGTAATACATCAGAGAAAGATAGATATGCCTGAGGGCTCATATACAACCCACCTTTTTGAGAAGGGTTTGGAAAAAATTAAAAAAAAGACAGGGGAAGAGGCTATTGAACTGATATTAGCCGAAGAGCGTGAAGAGATAATTTATGAGTCCGCTGATCTTATATATCATATGATGGTTCTTTTAGAGGAGCATGGAATCAATATAGAAGAGGTTCTAGCTGAACTTAAAAGAAGAGAGGGCTAA